The following DNA comes from Patescibacteria group bacterium.
AAATCGGGACGCTCTAACCAGCTGAGCTACCTCCCAAGCAACCATTCAATATATTTTCGACTTTTCTTTTTCTTTATTTGTAGTTCTCGCTTTATGGCTTCGCCCTTTGTGCTATATTCTTCTGAATAAACTACAACCCAAGGGCGATAAGGCTTTGTGGATGATGTGGCTCCGGCATTGTGCCGATCCAGACGCTGATCAATATTAATGCAGCTGCCAACGTAATATCGGCCAAAGCTTTCACTGTAGAGGATATAGACGTAATGGGGCATAATCAATGCTATTTAATCTTTTTGTTTAACTTTGATTGCTGTTAACTAACTTATCTAAACTTTTAAATGAAAAACAATAATGACCAATTACTGGTTATGAAACTACGAAAGAATGACCATGAGTCATTCAAACTTCTTTTTGAAAAGTACAGCAGTCCCTTATATAATTTTGCTTTCAGCTACTTAAAATCGAATAGTGCTGCTGAAGATATTGTACAAGAAGTTTTCATCAAAATATGGGAAAAAAGAAGCACCCTTATTTCTGATTCTAACTTAAAAGCATATATTTTTAAAATTGCCCTGAACGCAATGCGTAAACAGTTTTTAAAATTATCAAAAGATACTGAGGCCAAACACGATATCCTTTTTGATATTTCAAATGACAAGAATAGCTTTGATGATAACAATGATTATGATTTTTTATTATCAAAACTGAATGAATTAATTGAACAAATGCCGGAAAAAAGGAAATTGGTTTTTATAAAAAAGAAATTAGAGGAAAAATCAATTAAAGAAATAGCCACAGAATTAGACTTGTCACCGAAAACCGTTGAATATCACGTCACAGAAGCAATGAAGTTTTTAAAAAATAAATTCGAAAAACTAAATTTCAAGGGCTTGATATTCTTTTATCTTTTCATCAAAAAATAATTTCTTTCAAAATATATCATTTTTTGCCTAGGGATTTTCTACCTTTTAAGATATTAATAACAGCTAGTAGAAATTAGTATTAGTCTATTAGTAGTTAGTTAGAACAGAACAAAGAAGGAGGATTTCATATTCTCCTTCTTTAAAAAGGCAAAAATGACAAAAAATATAGATAAAGATTTATTAATTCGATATTCAAAAGGAAAGTATTCATATAACGATCTTAAAAAAATACGTGAATGTTTTTCTTCATTTAAATATGATTTAGGTAGATACCTCTATCCTCGTTGGGAATCTATTCTAACAGAAAATTCTGCTCCTAAGAACCTACACCATATTTATAAAAACATCCATTATGATATCCTTGTTAAAGAATCAAATCAAAAAAAATCAAGGAAATTATTTCATCGGATAACACAAATTGCAGCAGTTTTATTAATAGCTATTCTGTTTTCCGGTTTGGGCTATCTTCTGTCAAAATCAGATTTCCAAAATAAAGACCAATTTGCATGGGTTGAAATTAATGCACCTCTGGGTTCCAGAGTTGAATTCTTCCTACCTGACAGTTCTCGTGGTTGGTTAAACAGTGGTTCAAAATTAAAATATTCACCTAATTTCATCGATAATAGACTTGTTAATTTAACTGGTGAAGGATACTTTGAAGTAAAAC
Coding sequences within:
- a CDS encoding RNA polymerase sigma-70 factor, producing the protein MKNNNDQLLVMKLRKNDHESFKLLFEKYSSPLYNFAFSYLKSNSAAEDIVQEVFIKIWEKRSTLISDSNLKAYIFKIALNAMRKQFLKLSKDTEAKHDILFDISNDKNSFDDNNDYDFLLSKLNELIEQMPEKRKLVFIKKKLEEKSIKEIATELDLSPKTVEYHVTEAMKFLKNKFEKLNFKGLIFFYLFIKK
- a CDS encoding DUF4974 domain-containing protein; this encodes MTKNIDKDLLIRYSKGKYSYNDLKKIRECFSSFKYDLGRYLYPRWESILTENSAPKNLHHIYKNIHYDILVKESNQKKSRKLFHRITQIAAVLLIAILFSGLGYLLSKSDFQNKDQFAWVEINAPLGSRVEFFLPDSSRGWLNSGSKLKYSPNFIDNRLVNLTGEGYFEVKHFDNSKFRVSVPDMNIDVLGTKFNVSAYHEDDFTEVVLEKGKVEITGKTGNFNQILKPNEKISFNHQERKVLLSEVNPQKSSAWKEGMLVIDNEPLGTALNRIERWYNISIVIENENLKEYRFKATFIDEPLEEVLKLIAKTTPIKYKIDDRVISENGVVNKRKVTIKLK
- a CDS encoding GIY-YIG nuclease family protein; translation: MPHYVYILYSESFGRYYVGSCINIDQRLDRHNAGATSSTKPYRPWVVVYSEEYSTKGEAIKRELQIKKKKSRKYIEWLLGR